A region from the Prosthecobacter algae genome encodes:
- a CDS encoding secondary thiamine-phosphate synthase enzyme YjbQ, which translates to MPAHADSFRLSTRGKGTYEITEACQRIIASSGIRTGTATIFVQHTSCSLVIYENADPSARTDLHSFFDHLVPEDTPYFVHTHEGPDDMPSHLRMALTRTSEVIPVMNGRLALGTWQGIFLFEHRRAPHTRSIVISVVGE; encoded by the coding sequence ATGCCTGCCCATGCCGATTCCTTCCGCCTCAGCACCCGGGGCAAAGGCACTTATGAAATCACCGAAGCCTGCCAGCGCATCATCGCCAGCAGCGGCATCCGCACCGGCACCGCCACCATCTTCGTCCAGCACACCAGTTGCTCCCTCGTCATCTATGAAAATGCCGATCCCTCCGCCCGGACGGATTTGCACAGCTTTTTCGATCACCTCGTGCCCGAAGACACCCCCTACTTCGTCCACACCCACGAGGGCCCCGATGACATGCCCAGCCACCTGCGCATGGCCCTCACTCGCACCAGCGAGGTCATCCCCGTCATGAACGGCCGCCTCGCCCTCGGCACCTGGCAGGGCATCTTCCTCTTCGAGCATCGCCGCGCCCCCCACACCCGCAGCATCGTCATCAGCGTGGTCGGCGAATAA